A window from Luteibacter flocculans encodes these proteins:
- the gcvP gene encoding aminomethyl-transferring glycine dehydrogenase, which produces MSQKTSPSLRDLENHGAFIERHIGPNDAEIGEMLRVVGHDSLDALTDAIVPGSIKSPAPLALPRAVTEEEALAKIRAIADRNTVFRSFIGQGYYGTLTPNVILRNVLENPAWYTAYTPYQAEISQGRMEALINFQTMVADLTGMDISNASLLDEGTAAAEAMALAKRSAKSKSKVFFVSKDVHPQTLEVLRTRADGIGIELHVGDDSEGASVESFGVLLQYPNTFGRINDYKALADATHARGGVVCVATDLLALTLIAAPGTWGADIVVGNTQRFGVPYGFGGPHAAYLACRDAYKRSMPGRLIGVSVDTEGKPAYRLTLQTREQHIRREKATSNICTAQVLLAVMASMYAVYHGPEGLVRIARRTHRLTAILAASLGKAGVATGADFFDTLHVTGVDAKAIHAKAAAAGINLRAIDGSSVGISLDETTTRADVLALAGVFGASIDDIDALDAATPDALPKALLRDVDFLQHPVFNTHHSEHELLRYLRGLADKDLALDRTMIPLGSCTMKLNATAEMIPVTWPEFANIHPLAPADQAQGYKQLIDELEAMLVECTGYDAVSLQPNSGAQGEYAGLLAIRAYHRSRGEGHRDICLIPESAHGTNPASAQMCGMTVVVTRCDANGNVDVDDIREKAEKYSDRLAAIMITYPSTHGVFEEDVVAICEAVHKHGGQVYTDGANMNALVGVAKPGKWGSDVSHLNLHKTFCIPHGGGGPGVGPCAVKSHLAPFLPRAFGGEGDVGMVSAATFGSASILPISWMYITLMGTEGLRKATQVALLNANYIAKRLAPHFKTLYTGRNGLVAHECILDLRPLKDATGVGAEDVAKRLIDFGFHAPTLSFPVAGTLMVEPTESESQHELDRFIDAMIQIRDEIRAVEDGRLDREDNPLRNAPHTATMVTGSEWTHAYPRELAAFPLPSLKLSKYWPPVSRVDNVYGDKNVMCACIPIDAYKEDAEA; this is translated from the coding sequence ATGAGCCAGAAAACCTCTCCCTCGCTGCGCGATCTTGAGAACCACGGCGCCTTCATCGAGCGTCACATCGGCCCGAACGATGCCGAAATCGGCGAGATGCTGCGCGTGGTCGGCCACGATTCGCTCGACGCGCTGACCGACGCCATCGTCCCCGGCTCGATCAAGTCGCCTGCCCCGCTCGCCCTGCCCCGCGCCGTGACGGAAGAGGAAGCGCTGGCGAAGATCCGCGCCATCGCGGACCGCAACACCGTGTTCCGGAGCTTCATCGGCCAGGGCTACTACGGCACGCTCACCCCGAACGTCATTCTGCGCAACGTGCTGGAAAATCCGGCGTGGTACACGGCATATACGCCGTACCAGGCAGAAATCTCGCAGGGCCGCATGGAAGCCCTGATCAACTTCCAGACGATGGTCGCCGACCTCACCGGCATGGACATCTCCAACGCGTCGCTGCTCGACGAGGGCACCGCGGCAGCCGAAGCCATGGCGCTTGCCAAGCGCTCGGCCAAGTCCAAGTCGAAAGTGTTCTTCGTCTCCAAGGACGTCCATCCGCAGACGCTTGAAGTGCTGCGCACACGCGCCGACGGCATCGGCATCGAACTGCACGTGGGCGACGACAGCGAAGGCGCCAGCGTCGAGAGCTTTGGCGTGCTGCTGCAGTATCCGAACACCTTCGGCCGCATCAACGATTACAAGGCGCTCGCCGATGCCACGCATGCACGCGGCGGTGTCGTGTGCGTCGCCACCGACCTGCTCGCGCTCACACTGATCGCCGCACCGGGTACCTGGGGCGCGGACATCGTCGTGGGCAACACGCAGCGCTTCGGCGTGCCCTACGGCTTCGGCGGCCCGCACGCCGCCTATCTCGCCTGCCGCGATGCGTACAAGCGCTCGATGCCGGGCCGCCTGATCGGCGTGTCCGTCGACACGGAAGGCAAGCCGGCTTATCGGCTCACCTTGCAGACGCGCGAGCAGCACATCCGCCGCGAGAAGGCCACGTCCAACATCTGTACCGCGCAGGTACTGCTCGCCGTCATGGCCAGCATGTACGCCGTGTACCACGGTCCGGAGGGGCTCGTGCGCATCGCCCGTCGCACGCATCGGCTCACCGCCATCCTCGCCGCGTCACTGGGCAAGGCCGGCGTCGCCACCGGCGCCGACTTCTTCGACACGCTGCACGTCACCGGCGTGGATGCCAAGGCGATCCATGCCAAGGCTGCAGCAGCCGGCATCAACCTGCGTGCCATCGACGGCAGCAGCGTCGGTATCAGTCTCGACGAAACCACCACGCGCGCGGACGTCCTGGCGCTCGCGGGCGTCTTCGGCGCCTCGATCGACGACATCGACGCGCTCGACGCCGCCACGCCGGACGCGCTGCCGAAGGCCCTGCTGCGCGACGTCGACTTCCTGCAGCATCCGGTGTTCAACACGCATCACAGCGAGCACGAACTGCTGCGCTACCTGCGCGGCCTCGCCGATAAGGATCTCGCGCTCGACCGCACGATGATCCCGCTGGGCTCGTGCACCATGAAGCTCAACGCCACCGCCGAGATGATTCCGGTGACGTGGCCGGAGTTCGCCAACATCCATCCGCTCGCCCCGGCCGACCAGGCCCAGGGCTACAAGCAGCTGATCGACGAGCTGGAAGCGATGCTGGTGGAATGCACGGGTTACGACGCCGTGAGCCTGCAGCCGAATTCCGGCGCGCAGGGTGAATACGCCGGCCTGCTGGCGATCCGCGCCTATCACCGCTCGCGCGGCGAAGGTCATCGCGACATCTGCCTCATTCCCGAATCGGCGCACGGCACCAACCCGGCATCGGCGCAGATGTGCGGCATGACCGTGGTGGTCACCCGCTGCGATGCCAACGGCAACGTCGACGTCGACGACATCCGCGAGAAGGCCGAGAAGTACTCGGACCGCCTCGCCGCGATCATGATCACCTACCCGTCCACGCACGGCGTGTTCGAGGAAGACGTGGTCGCCATCTGCGAAGCCGTGCACAAGCACGGCGGTCAGGTATACACGGACGGCGCGAACATGAACGCGCTGGTCGGCGTCGCCAAGCCGGGCAAGTGGGGTTCGGACGTCTCGCACCTCAACCTGCACAAGACCTTCTGCATTCCGCACGGCGGCGGTGGCCCGGGCGTGGGCCCGTGCGCGGTCAAGTCGCATCTCGCGCCGTTCCTTCCGCGCGCGTTCGGCGGTGAGGGCGACGTGGGTATGGTCAGCGCGGCAACGTTCGGTTCCGCGTCGATCCTGCCGATCTCCTGGATGTACATCACGCTGATGGGCACCGAAGGCCTGCGTAAGGCGACCCAGGTCGCGCTGCTCAACGCCAACTACATCGCCAAGCGTCTCGCGCCGCACTTCAAGACGCTCTACACCGGCCGTAACGGCCTGGTGGCCCACGAGTGCATCCTCGACCTGCGCCCGCTGAAGGACGCCACGGGCGTGGGCGCTGAAGACGTCGCCAAGCGCCTCATCGACTTCGGCTTCCACGCGCCGACGCTGTCTTTCCCCGTGGCGGGCACGCTGATGGTCGAGCCGACCGAGAGCGAATCGCAGCACGAACTGGACCGTTTCATCGACGCCATGATCCAGATCCGCGACGAGATCCGCGCGGTGGAAGACGGTCGCCTGGATCGCGAGGACAACCCGCTGCGCAACGCTCCCCACACGGCCACCATGGTCACGGGCAGCGAGTGGACTCACGCCTATCCGCGAGAACTTGCGGCCTTCCCGCTGCCCTCGCTGAAGCTGTCGAAGTACTGGCCGCCGGTGTCGCGCGTGGACAACGTCTACGGCGACAAGAACGTCATGTGCGCCTGCATTCCGATCGACGCGTACAAGGAAGACGCGGAAGCGTAA
- a CDS encoding TetR/AcrR family transcriptional regulator: MPVAPSDALKPRKTPRQARSAATVAAIFEATIQVLLMDGYHGLTTTRVAARAGVSVGTMYQYFPHKQALMYAVLEDYLEEVIAALEDASERLQHAPLAEMAEGLAHAYLDAKLRGMPGTRVLYVVATELETASLVEDIRQRADDIVARLLAGAPDVRFDDVSRTGYALRTLMTGTVQAVLEHEASPEAIAVLRSELPAMCRAYVLARADRS; encoded by the coding sequence ATGCCCGTCGCCCCTTCCGACGCTCTAAAACCGCGGAAAACGCCGCGCCAGGCGCGCTCGGCAGCCACAGTGGCGGCCATTTTCGAGGCCACCATTCAGGTTTTGCTGATGGACGGCTACCACGGCCTGACCACGACGCGTGTCGCAGCTCGCGCCGGCGTCTCGGTCGGCACGATGTACCAGTACTTCCCGCACAAACAGGCGCTGATGTATGCGGTGTTGGAGGATTACCTCGAAGAGGTGATCGCGGCGCTCGAGGACGCCAGCGAGCGGCTGCAACACGCGCCGCTCGCCGAGATGGCGGAGGGGCTTGCGCATGCCTACCTCGATGCCAAGCTGCGCGGCATGCCCGGTACCCGGGTGCTCTACGTGGTCGCCACCGAACTGGAAACGGCGTCGCTCGTCGAGGATATACGGCAGCGCGCCGACGACATCGTCGCGCGTCTGCTGGCCGGTGCGCCGGACGTCCGCTTCGACGACGTATCGCGCACCGGTTACGCGTTGCGCACGTTGATGACGGGCACCGTGCAGGCCGTGCTCGAACACGAAGCCTCCCCGGAGGCGATTGCCGTCCTGCGGAGCGAACTGCCCGCCATGTGCCGGGCCTATGTGTTGGCGCGGGCCGATCGGTCCTAG
- a CDS encoding SDR family oxidoreductase has translation MTQQERITLITGANKGIGLEVARQLGKAGHRVLLGARDAGRAQAAADRLRGEGVDARIVAIDLDDPASVAAAVADVERHEGRLDVLVNNAAVVDPADGPAGTADPAAVRRIFDTNFFGSIAVTQGFLPLLRKSAAGRIINVSSGLGSIALNADPKWEYAAVKLLGYNGSKAALNLFTVLLAAELEGEGIRVHAVNPGYTATDLNGNSGHQTVAEGAQEIVRLARLDGGPTGTFTNKDGPDPW, from the coding sequence ATGACCCAGCAAGAACGCATCACCCTCATCACCGGTGCCAACAAGGGCATCGGCCTGGAAGTCGCTCGGCAGCTTGGCAAGGCAGGCCATCGCGTGTTGCTCGGCGCTCGCGACGCGGGCCGCGCGCAGGCCGCGGCCGATCGGCTGCGCGGCGAAGGTGTGGACGCGCGCATCGTCGCCATCGACCTCGACGACCCGGCATCGGTTGCGGCCGCCGTCGCCGACGTCGAGCGGCACGAAGGCCGCCTCGACGTCCTGGTGAACAACGCCGCCGTCGTCGACCCTGCCGACGGCCCAGCCGGCACCGCCGACCCCGCCGCTGTCCGGCGCATCTTCGACACCAACTTCTTCGGCAGCATCGCGGTCACCCAGGGCTTTCTTCCGCTGCTCCGCAAGTCGGCCGCCGGCCGCATCATCAACGTGTCCAGCGGCCTGGGCTCGATCGCCCTGAACGCCGATCCGAAGTGGGAGTACGCGGCGGTGAAACTGCTCGGCTACAACGGCTCCAAGGCGGCGTTGAACCTTTTCACCGTCCTTCTCGCGGCCGAGTTGGAAGGTGAAGGCATCCGGGTGCACGCGGTCAATCCGGGCTACACCGCTACCGATCTGAACGGCAACAGCGGCCATCAGACCGTCGCGGAAGGTGCGCAAGAGATCGTCCGTCTGGCACGCCTGGACGGTGGCCCCACCGGCACCTTCACGAACAAGGACGGCCCGGATCCCTGGTAA